The DNA sequence TGTTCCTTTGCCGATCGTGGGATCAAACCATTCACATTTAAATAGTACAACTCTTTTTAGTGGTAGCCCAGTATACTCAACTTGAATAATTTCATCAAGCTGGCCATAGAAGTCATTTTCATATTCACCATAACCTGTGCCTTTGACACATATTCCATAATTCTGAGTTGACTTTCCACTCGAGTGAGATCTTGTGTGAAACTTGAAGCCATTGACTTTGTAGATAGGCCAACATTTAACAATTCTCAAAGGACCCCATGCCAAAGAATGAATATTCGAATCTGTCACATTATTTAAAGGATCATGAACCTGTATTAAATAAGAACCAATAAGTTAGAATATAATATGTCATCTACCAAAAAATGTGTGTACAATAAGATTATCAAATCATGTTGACTTACATAATTTTTAAACCATTCTGCAAAATCCGCTTCAATAAATTGATCAACTTGTTCATCACTTAAAGTAATATGATCTTGGCGTATGAAGTCCACAAAGATCCTATAGTACataaatttcaaataaattaaaattattaatatcagaaaatattattaatagtaaGAATATATATAGGAAGATAAATACTCACTCAATATATGGCTTAATTTCATCACAGTTTATTAGTATATGATTCATGGCTGCACTGAATTCTTTGTCATCTAAATAACGAGTTTTGCATTCATCAGCCAAACAACCAGGCAAATTAAAAATAGACAAATTTTGCTCAATTGAATCATCACTTTCATCATTTTGCTTTGCGTTGATGCTAGTTTGGTTAAAATAGTACTCACAAAAGTGAGAAATCTCCTCAATTAGGTATGATTCAACGATAGATCCTTCaacatgtgctttgttcttgacctTTTTCTTAAGATGATGGAGAAACCTATCATGAAAAAATtcataacaaaaatcaaataaaaaataattggcTTCATAAAACAGTAAAAAGAAATTTGAGAATAAATATAGAGGTGTGACTAAGGTACCTCTCAAAAGGATACATCCATCTATATTGCACAGGACCACCGAGCAATGCTTCGAATGGCAAATGAATAGGTAGATGTTCCATTGAGTCAAAAAATCCAGGAGGAAAAATACGTTCTAATTTGCATAGCACAATTGGAATATTTTCTTCAAGCTTATTGAGAACATCTTCTCGTAACGATGTTGAGCATAAATCTCGAAAAAATTGACTTAACTCTGTTATTGGCTTCCATATCTGCTCTGGCAATGAACTAAAAGCGATTGGGAGTAAACGTTCCATAAATATATGACAATCATGACTTTTCATTCCATATAACTTGCCCTCTTTCATGTCAACACATCTCCCTAAATTTGAAACATATCCATCAGGCATCCTTAACTCTTTCACCCATTCACATATTGCCCTCTTTTGCTGGAGGGTAAATGTGTAGTTTGCTTTGGGTTTTATAATTTTACCTCCACTTTGTACTGGCAGTTCTAAACTTTTTCGCTTGCAGTATAATGACAGATCCATTCTAGCCTTTGCATTATCTTTAGTCTTCTCTTTAATGTCCATGACAGTATTGAATATATTATCAAATACATTCTTCTCAATATGCATTACATCAAGGTTATGACGGATTAAATTATGACGCCAATAAGGCAAATCccaaaatatgcttcttttggtCCAATTATGCATACTTCCATATCCTTCTATCTCAAGTTGCTCAACATCACTTATCTTATCATAATTCTGAACTATATCCCATATTTGCTCTCCAGTCAATCTTGGCGGAGGTTCTGATCTTTCAATTCTATTCTTATAGAATGCATCCTTGTTTCTTCTAAACATGTGATTATCTGGCAAGAATTGTCTGTGGCAATCAAACCATGATGGCTTTCCCCCATTTTTTAATTGGAATGCCTTTGTTCGTTCCATACAGTATGGGCATGCTAGCCTGCCTGCTATCATCCATCCAGATAACATTCCATATGCAGGAAAATCATTAATAGTCCACAACAATGCAGCTCGCATTACAAAATTTGACTTGGAATGAATATCATAAGTTAAAACGCCATCTTCCCATAGTAGTTTTAGCTCATCAATCAAGGGCTGCAGGTATACATCAATCCTAGTTTTGGGATTACGAGGACCAGGGATAATCATGGATAAAAACATGTAAGGAGTTTTCATGCACATAGAAGGAGGCAGGTTATAAGGAGTGACAATTATTGGCCAACATGAATATTGTTTACCAGATTGACCAAAAGGGGTGAATCCATCAGCACATAATCCTAGTCTGACATTGCGTGGTTCTTGAGAAAATTGTGGATGTTTTCTATCAAAATACTTCCATGCTTTTGAATCCGATGGATGCTCAATAACTCCTTTAAACTCGTGATCAAAATGGCATCGCATGTGAGGTGCTGTGTTCATTGAAGCATAAAGTCTTCTTAAACGAGGTATAAGCGGTAAATAGTGCATTCGTTTCAAAGGCACTGATTTACCCTTTTTACCTATCTTGTACCTTGGAGAATGACAAAATTTACATTCCTTTCTTGGTATATCATCCTCCTTGTAATACAGCATACAACCATTAATGCAACAATCAATTTTATTGCTTTCCATGCC is a window from the Arachis hypogaea cultivar Tifrunner chromosome 17, arahy.Tifrunner.gnm2.J5K5, whole genome shotgun sequence genome containing:
- the LOC112766630 gene encoding uncharacterized protein isoform X2; the protein is MEIPEQRKWMYNRNLPNRGGLRQEFVNGVRHFIDTVKKQPQFVLEGGVLRCPCNKHKNKIFLTPDEVLLDLYKYGFMPRYWCWDSHGESPLHLNVDHDNQEGTCSSPHANVPIRNSYESMVVDAAGPELMSQFEEHMEEPPNAEAKKFYDLLQSAQRPLFEGCMDHSELSMAVKMLSIKAKGNVSQQIFDDFVKAMKEVMPKDNLLVSSFYEAKKLVSKLGMESNKIDCCINGCMLYYKEDDIPRKECKFCHSPRYKIGKKGKSVPLKRMHYLPLIPRLRRLYASMNTAPHMRCHFDHEFKGVIEHPSDSKAWKYFDRKHPQFSQEPRNVRLGLCADGFTPFGQSGKQYSCWPIIVTPYNLPPSMCMKTPYMFLSMIIPGPRNPKTRIDVYLQPLIDELKLLWEDGVLTYDIHSKSNFVMRAALLWTINDFPAYGMLSGWMIAGRLACPYCMERTKAFQLKNGGKPSWFDCHRQFLPDNHMFRRNKDAFYKNRIERSEPPPRLTGEQIWDIVQNYDKISDVEQLEIEGYGSMHNWTKRSIFWDLPYWRHNLIRHNLDVMHIEKNVFDNIFNTVMDIKEKTKDNAKARMDLSLYCKRKSLELPVQSGGKIIKPKANYTFTLQQKRAICEWVKELRMPDGYVSNLGRCVDMKEGKLYGMKSHDCHIFMERLLPIAFSSLPEQIWKPITELSQFFRDLCSTSLREDVLNKLEENIPIVLCKLERIFPPGFFDSMEHLPIHLPFEALLGGPVQYRWMYPFERFLHHLKKKVKNKAHVEGSIVESYLIEEISHFYDKEFSAAMNHILINCDEIKPYIEIFVDFIRQDHITLSDEQVDQFIEADFAEWFKNYVHDPLNNVTDSNIHSLAWGPLRIVKCWPIYKVNGFKFHTRSHSSGKSTQNYGICVKGTGYGEYENDFYGQLDEIIQVEYTGLPLKRVVLFKCEWFDPTIGKGTKVNKEYGIIQIRKNRRYVKYDPFIIAHKAIQVYFAPHPMSNTREKAEWWFIFKTKARGEIEIETTEDFAYQEDDTNQSNNHISNDIDIIVDLLDTNSTRYEEEEEEEEEDNDDDDDDDDDELLGDEDEDMDEDENEDENDDDENNEDEDQNE
- the LOC112766630 gene encoding uncharacterized protein isoform X1, whose amino-acid sequence is MEIPEQRKWMYNRNLPNRGGLRQEFVNGVRHFIDTVKKQPQFVLEGGVLRCPCNKHKNKIFLTPDEVLLDLYKYGFMPRYWCWDSHGESPLHLNVDHDNQEGTCSSPHANVPIRNSYESMVVDAAGPELMSQFEEHMEEPPNAEAKKFYDLLQSAQRPLFEGCMDHSELSMAVKMLSIKAKGNVSQQIFDDFVKAMKEVMPKDNLLVSSFYEAKKLVSKLGMESNKIDCCINGCMLYYKEDDIPRKECKFCHSPRYKIGKKGKSVPLKRMHYLPLIPRLRRLYASMNTAPHMRCHFDHEFKGVIEHPSDSKAWKYFDRKHPQFSQEPRNVRLGLCADGFTPFGQSGKQYSCWPIIVTPYNLPPSMCMKTPYMFLSMIIPGPRNPKTRIDVYLQPLIDELKLLWEDGVLTYDIHSKSNFVMRAALLWTINDFPAYGMLSGWMIAGRLACPYCMERTKAFQLKNGGKPSWFDCHRQFLPDNHMFRRNKDAFYKNRIERSEPPPRLTGEQIWDIVQNYDKISDVEQLEIEGYGSMHNWTKRSIFWDLPYWRHNLIRHNLDVMHIEKNVFDNIFNTVMDIKEKTKDNAKARMDLSLYCKRKSLELPVQSGGKIIKPKANYTFTLQQKRAICEWVKELRMPDGYVSNLGRCVDMKEGKLYGMKSHDCHIFMERLLPIAFSSLPEQIWKPITELSQFFRDLCSTSLREDVLNKLEENIPIVLCKLERIFPPGFFDSMEHLPIHLPFEALLGGPVQYRWMYPFERFLHHLKKKVKNKAHVEGSIVESYLIEEISHFCEYYFNQTSINAKQNDESDDSIEQNLSIFNLPGCLADECKTRYLDDKEFSAAMNHILINCDEIKPYIEIFVDFIRQDHITLSDEQVDQFIEADFAEWFKNYVHDPLNNVTDSNIHSLAWGPLRIVKCWPIYKVNGFKFHTRSHSSGKSTQNYGICVKGTGYGEYENDFYGQLDEIIQVEYTGLPLKRVVLFKCEWFDPTIGKGTKVNKEYGIIQIRKNRRYVKYDPFIIAHKAIQVYFAPHPMSNTREKAEWWFIFKTKARGEIEIETTEDFAYQEDDTNQSNNHISNDIDIIVDLLDTNSTRYEEEEEEEEEDNDDDDDDDDDELLGDEDEDMDEDENEDENDDDENNEDEDQNE